The region TGAAGACGGGCTCACaatcttcaaataaattatgaatccgCTGCATAAACGATTGCATTTTCTCCCACTGCGGAGTCCCCCGATCTAACTTTACTTTAAGAGTAACTTCAGCCTCTTTCCACCGCTGATCTGGTTTAGAGGCAACAGCTTTCTCGGTGTTATACACCCGGAACTCTATATAGTACTCGCCAGACTGGTTGACGAGCTCCCGGCGCACTCGACCGTTGGGGACGCGGCTGGTCAAATAAGTCTGCAGCACTGCAGACTTCGACGTCCCCGAAGTTGCTCCCGTCTCAAACCCGAAGAGTCCTCCAGGGCCAGTACTGGA is a window of Pectinophora gossypiella unplaced genomic scaffold, ilPecGoss1.1 Pgos_66, whole genome shotgun sequence DNA encoding:
- the LOC126381601 gene encoding uncharacterized protein LOC126381601 codes for the protein MYYVGVFYIINLHNILNTMYLTDFLIFRSNYEYSSGSDSQLPLAPTSALKVLKKKPASKRKPAESTPTPTSSKKKSRSSANDEAGATATYSSSTGPGGLFGFETGATSGTSKSAVLQTYLTSRVPNGRVRRELVNQSGEYYIEFRVYNTEKAVASKPDQRWKEAEVTLKVKLDRGTPQWEKMQSFMQRIHNLFEDCEPVFISE